In Chlorocebus sabaeus isolate Y175 chromosome 5, mChlSab1.0.hap1, whole genome shotgun sequence, one genomic interval encodes:
- the CACNA1H gene encoding voltage-dependent T-type calcium channel subunit alpha-1H isoform X6 — MTEGARAADEVRVPLGAPPPGPAAAVGASPESPGVPGREAEQGSEPGVSPPESPAAERGAELGADEEQRVPYPALAATVFFCLGQTTRPRSWCLRLVCNPWFEHVSMLVIMLNCVTLGMFRPCEDVECGSERCNILEAFDAFIFAFFAVEMVIKMVALGLFGQKCYLGDTWNRLDFFIVVAGMMEYSLDGHNVSLSAIRTVRVLRPLRAINRVPSMRILVTLLLDTLPMLGNVLLLCFFVFFIFGIVGVQLWAGLLRNRCFLDSAFVRNNNLTFLRPYYQTEEGEENPFICSSRRDNGMQKCSHIPSRRELRVPCTLGWEAYVQPQAEGVGATRNACINWNQYYNVCRSGDSNPHNGAINFDNIGYAWIAIFQVITLEGWVDIMYYVMDAHSFYNFIYFILLIIVGSFFMINLCLVVIATQFSETKQRESQLMREQRARHLSNDSTLASFSEPGSCYEELLKYVGHIFRKVKRRGLRLYARWQSRWRKKVDPSAVQGQGPGHRQHRAGRHTASVHHLVYHHHHHHHHHYHFSHSSPRRPGPEPGACDTRLVRAGAPPSPPSPGSRAPDAESVHSIYHADCHIEGPQERAQVARAAATAAASLKLATGLGTMNYPTILPSGMGSGRGSTSPGPKGKWASGPPGTGGHSPLSLNSPDPYEKIQHVVGEHGLGQAPGHLSGLSVPCPLPSPPAGTLTCELKSCPYCTRALEDPEGELSGSESGDSDGHGIYEFTQDVRHGDRRDPMQPPPATDTPGPGSPPRRAQQRASPGEPGKLGHLWATFSGKLRRIVDSKYFSRGIMMAILVNTLSMGVEYHEQPEELTHALEISNIVFTSMFALEMLLKLLACGPLGYIRNPYNIFDGIIVVISVWEIVGQADGGLSVLRTFRLLRVLKLVRFLPALRRQLVVLVKTMDNVATFCTLLMLFIFIFSILGMHLFGCKFSLKTDTGDTVPDRKNFDSLLWAIVTVFQILTQEDWNVVLYNGMASTSSWAALYFVALMTFGNYVLFNLLVAILVEGFQAEGDANRSDTDEDKTSVHFEEDFHKLRELQTTELKMCSLAVTPNGHLEGRGSLSPPLIMCTAATPMPTPKSSPYLDAAPSLPDSRRGSSSSGDPPPGDQKPPASLRSSPCAPWGPNGAWSSRRSSWSSLGRAPSLKRRSQCGERESLLSGEGKGSTDDEAEDGRATPGPRATPLRRAESLDPRPLRPAPLPATKCRDCNGQMVALPSEFFLRVDSHREDAAELDDDLEDSCCFRLHKVLEPYKPQWCRSREAWALYLFSPQNRFRVSCQKIITHKMFDHVVLVFIFLNCVTIALERPDIDPGSTERVFLSVSNYIFTAIFVAEMMVKVVALGLLSGEHAYLQSSWNLLDGLLVLVSLVDIVVAMASAGGAKILGVLRVLRLLRTLRPLRVISRAPGLKLVVETLISSLRPIGNIVLICCAFFIIFGILGVQLFKGKFYYCEGGDTRNISTKAQCRAAHYRWVRRKYNFDNLGQALMSLFVLSSKDGWVNIMYDGLDAVGVDQQPVQNHNPWMLLYFISFLLIVSFFVLNMFVGVVVENFHKCRQHQEAEEARRREEKRLRRLERRRRSTFPSPEAQRRPYYADYSPTRRSIHSLCTSHYLDLFITFIICVNVITMSMEHYNQPKSLDEALKYCNYVFTIVFVFEAALKLVAFGFRRFFKDRWNQLDLAIVLLSLMGITLEEIEMSAALPINPTIIRIMRVLRIARVLKLLKMATGMRALLDTVVQALPQVGNLGLLFMLLFFIYAALGVELFGRLECSEDNPCEGLSRHATFSNFGMAFLTLFRVSTGDNWNGIMKDTLRECTREDKHCLSYLPALSPVYFVTFVLVAQFVLVNVVVAVLMKHLEESNKEAREDAELDAEIELELAQGPGGARQVDADRPPSPQESPGTRDTPNLLVARKVSVSRMLSLPNDSYMFRPVVPASAPHPRPLQEVEMETYGASTPLGSVASAHSPPEESCASLQIPLAVSSPARSSETLHTLSPRGTARSPSLSRLLCRQEAVRADSLEGQIDGPRDTLDPVETGEKTLVRPVSQGGSLQSPPRSPRPASIRTRKHTSGQRCVSSRTAAPGGEEAEASDPADEEVSHITSSACPWQPTAEPQGPEASPVAGSERDLRRLYSVDAQGFLDKPGRADEQWRPSAELGSGEPGEAKAWGPEAEPALGARRKKKMSPPCISVEPPAEDEGSARPPAAEGGSTTLRRRTPSCEATPHRDSLEPTEGSGTGGDPAAKGERWGQASCRAEHLTVPSFAFEPLDLGGPSGDPFLDGSHSVTPEPRASSSGAIVPLEPPETEPLMPLSDPPEKRRGLYLTVPQCPLEKPGSPSATPAPGDGTDDPV; from the exons GCATGCGAATCCTGGTCACTCTGCTGCTGGACACGCTGCCCATGCTCGGGAACGTCCTTCTGCTCTGCTTCTTCGTCTTCTTCATTTTCGGCATCGTTGGTGTCCAGCTCTGGGCTGGCCTCCTGCGGAACCGCTGCTTCCTGGACAGTGCCTTTGTCAG GAACAACAATCTGACCTTCCTGCGGCCGTACTACCAGACGGAGGAGGGCGAGGAGAACCCGTTCATCTGCTCCTCGCGCCGAGACAATGGCATGCAGAAGTGCTCGCACATCCCCAGCCGCCGTGAGCTGCGCGTGCCCTGCACGCTGGGCTGGGAGGCCTACGTGCAGCCACAGGCCGAGGGGGTGGGCGCCACACGCAATGCCTGCATCAACTGGAACCAGTACTACAACGTTTGCCGCTCGGGCGACTCCAACCCCCACAACGGTGCCATCAACTTCGACAACATTGGCTACGCCTGGATCGCCATCTTCCAG GTGATCACGCTGGAAGGCTGGGTGGACATCATGTACTACGTCATGGACGCCCACTCGTTCTACAATTTCATCTATTTCATCTTGCTCATCATC GTGGGTTCCTTCTTCATGATCAACCTGTGCCTGGTGGTGATTGCCACGCAGTTCTCAGAGACAAAGCAGCGGGAGAGCCAGCTGATGCGGGAGCAGCGGGCGCGCCACCTATCCAACGACAGCACACTGGCCAGCTTCTCCGAGCCTGGCAGCTGCTACGAAGAGCTGCTGAAGTATGTGGGCCACATATTCCGCAAGGTCAAGCGGCGCGGCTTGCGCCTCTATGCCCGCTGGCAGAGCCGCTGGCGCAAGAAGGTGGACCCTAGCGCTGTGCAAGGCCAGGGTCCCGGGCACCGCCAGCACCGGGCGGGCAGGCACACAGCCTCGGTGCACCACCTggtctaccaccaccaccaccaccaccaccaccactaccatttCAGCCACAGCAGCCCCCGCAGGCCCGGCCCTGAGCCAGGCGCCTGCGACACCAGGCTGGTGCGGGCCGGTGCGCCCCCCTCACCACCCTCCCCAGGCAGCAGAGCACCCGACGCAGAGTCTGTGCACAGCATCTACCATGCCGACTGCCACATAGAGGGACCGCAGGAGAGGGCCCAGGTGGCACGTGCCGCCGCCACCGCTGCCGCCAGCCTCAAACTGGCCACAGGGCTGGGCACCATGAACTACCCCACCATCCTGCCCTCAGGGATGGGCAGCGGCAGAGGCAGCACCAGCCCCGGACCCAAGGGGAAGTGGGCCAGTGGGCCACCAGGCACTGGGGGGCACAGCCCCTTGAGCTTGAATAGCCCCGATCCCTACGAGAAGATCCAGCATGTGGTCGGGGAGCATG GACTGGGCCAGGCCCCTGGCCATCTGTCAGGCCTCAGCGTGCCCTGCCCCCTGCCCAGCCCCCCAGCAGGCACGCTGACCTGTGAGCTGAAGAGCTGCCCATACTGCACCCGTGCCCTGGAGGACCCGGAGGGGGAGCTCAGTGGCTCAGAGAGTGGAGACTCAGATGGCCATGGCATCTACGAATTCACGCAGGACGTCCGGCACGGTGACCGCCGGGATCCCATGCAACCACCCCCTGCGACGGACACACCAGGCCCAGGCAGCCCCCCGCGGCGGGCACAGCAGAGGGCATCCCCGGGCGAGCCAGGCAAACTGGGCCACCTCTGGGCTACCTTCAGCGGCAAGCTGCGCCGCATCGTGGACAGCAAGTACTTCAGCCGCGGCATCATGATGGCCATCCTCGTCAACACGCTGAGCATGGGCGTGGAGTACCATGAGCAG CCCGAGGAACTGACTCACGCCCTGGAGATCAGCAACATTGTGTTCACCAGCATGTTCGCCTTGGAGATGTTGCTGAAACTGCTGGCCTGTGGCCCTTTGGGTTACATCCGGAACCCGTACAACATCTTCGATGGCATCATCGTGGTCATTAG CGTCTGGGAGATCGTGGGGCAGGCGGACGGCGGTCTGTCTGTGCTGCGCACCTTCCGGCTGCTGCGTGTGCTGAAGCTGGTGCGCTTCCTGCCAGCACTGCGGCGCCAGCTTGTGGTACTGGTGAAGACCATGGACAACGTGGCCACCTTCTGCACGCTGCTCATGCTCTTCATTTTCATCTTCAG CATCCTGGGCATGCACCTTTTCGGTTGCAAGTTCAGCCTGAAGACAGACACCGGAGACACCGTGCCCGACAGAAAGAACTTTGACTCCTTGCTGTGGGCCATCGTCACCGTGTTCCAG ATCCTGACCCAGGAGGACTGGAACGTGGTCCTGTACAACGGCatggcctccacctcctcctgggCCGCCCTCTACTTCGTGGCCCTCATGACCTTTGGCAACTACGTGCTCTTCAACCTGCTGGTGGCCATCCTTGTGGAGGGCTTTCAGGCGGAG GGTGACGCCAACAGATCCGACACGGACGAGGACAAGACATCGGTCCACTTCGAGGAGGACTTCCACAAGCTCAGAGAGCTccagactacag AGCTGAAGATGTGCTCCCTGGCCGTGACCCCCAACGGGCACCTGGAGGGACGAGGcagcctgtcccctcccctcATCATGTGCACGGCGGCCACACCCATGCCTACTCCCAAGAGCTCACCATACCTGGACGCAGCCCCCAGCCTCCCAGACTCTCGACGTGGCAGCAGCAGCTCCGGAGACCCGCCCCCGGGAGACCAGAAGCCTCCG GCCAGCCTCCGAAGTTCTCCCTGCGCCCCCTGGGGCCCCAATGGCGCCTGGAGCAGCCGGCGTTCCAGCTGGAGCAGCCTGGGCCGTGCCCCCAGCCTCAAGCGCCGCAGCCAGTGCGGGGAGCGTGAGTCCTTGCTGTCCGGCGAGGGCAAGGGCAGTACTGACGATGAAGCCGAGGACGGCAGGGCCACACCCGGGCCCCGTGCCACCCCACTGCGGCGGGCCGAGTCCCTGGACCCACGGCCCCTCCGGCCGGCCCCCCTCCCAGCTACCAAGTGTCGCGACTGCAACGGGCAGATGGTGGCCCTGCCCAGCGAGTTCTTCCTACGCGTCGACAGCCACCGGGAGGATGCGGCCGAGCTTGACGACGACTTGGAGGAT AGCTGCTGCTTCCGCCTACACAAAGTTCTGGAGCCCTACAAGCCCCAGTGGTGCCGGAGCCGGGAGGCCTGGGCCCTCTACCTCTTCTCCCCACAGAACCG GTTCCGCGTCTCCTGCCAGAAGATCATCACGCACAAGATGTTTGATCACGTGGTCCTCGTCTTCATCTTCCTCAACTGTGTCACCATCGCCCTGGAGAGGCCTGACATTGACCCCGGCAGCACC GAGCGGGTCTTCCTCAGCGTCTCCAATTACATCTTCACGGCCATCTTCGTGGCGGAGATGATGGTGAAG GTGGTGGCCCTGGGGCTGCTCTCGGGCGAGCACGCCtacctccagagcagctggaacCTGCTGGACGGGCTGCTGGTGCTGGTGTCCCTGGTCGACATTGTCGTGGCCATGGCCTCAGCTGGTGGCGCCAAGATCCTGGGCGTTCTGCGCGTGCTGCGTCTGCTGCGGACCTTGCGGCCTCTAAG GGTCATCAGCCGGGCCCCAGGCCTCAAGCTGGTGGTGGAGACGCTGATCTCGTCACTCAGGCCCATCGGAAACATCGTCCTCATCTGCTGCGCCTTCTTCATCATTTTTGGCATCTTGGGTGTGCAG CTCTTCAAAGGAAAGTTCTACTACTGCGAGGGCGGCGACACCAGGAACATCTCCACCAAGGCGCAGTGCCGGGCCGCCCACTACCGCTGGGTGAGGCGCAAGTACAACTTCGACAACCTGGGCCAG GCCCTGATGTCGCTGTTCGTGCTGTCGTCCAAGGACGGCTGGGTGAACATCATGTACGACGGGCTGGACGCTGTCGGTGTGGACCAGCAG CCCGTGCAGAACCACAACCCCTGGATGCTGCTGTACTTCATCTCCTTCCTGCTCATCGTCAGCTTCTTCGTGCTCAACATGTTCGTGGGTGTCGTGGTCGAGAACTTCCACAAGTGCCGGCAGcaccaggaggcggaggaggcgCGGCGGCGTGAGGAGAAGCGGCTACGGCGCCTGGAGAGGAGGCGCAGGA GCACTTTCCCCAGCCCAG AGGCCCAGCGCCGGCCCTACTATGCTGACTACTCGCCCACCCGCCGCTCCATTCACTCGCTGTGCACCAGCCACTATCTCGACCTCTTCATCACCTTCATTATCTGCGTCAACGTCATCACTATGTCCATGGAGCACTATAACCAACCGAAG TCGCTGGACGAGGCCCTCAAGTACTGCAACTACGTGTTCACCATCGTGTTTGTCTTCGAGGCTGCACTGAAGCTGGTGGCATTTGGGTTCCGTCGGTTCTTCAAGGACAG GTGGAACCAGCTGGACCTGGCCATCGTGCTGCTGTCACTCATGGGCATCACACTGGAGGAGATAGAGATGAGCGCTGCGCTGCCCATCAACCCCACCATCATCCGCATCATGCGTGTGCTCCGCATCGCCCGGG TGCTGAAGCTGCTGAAAATGGCCACGGGCATGCGCGCCCTGCTGGACACCGTCGTGCAAGCCCTGCCCCAG GTGGGCAACCTGGGCCTTCTTTTCATGCTCCTGTTTTTTATCTATGCTGCACTGGGAGTggagctgttcgggaggctgg AGTGCAGTGAAGACAACCCCTGTGAGGGCCTGAGCAGGCACGCCACCTTCAGCAACTTCGGCATGGCCTTCCTCACACTGTTCCGAGTGTCCACGGGGGACAACTGGAACGGGATCATGAAG GACACGCTGCGCGAGTGCACCCGTGAGGACAAGCACTGCCTGAGCTACCTGCCAGCGCTGTCGCCCGTCTACTTCGTGACCTTTGTGCTGGTGGCCCAGTTCGTGCTGGTGAACGTGGTGGTGGCCGTGCTCATGAAGCACCTGGAGGAGAGCAACAAGGAGGCACGCGAGGATGCAGAGTTGGACGCCGAGATCGAGCTGGAGCTAGCGCAGGGCCCTGGGGGTGCACGCCAGGTGGATGCAGACAGGCCTCCCTCGCCCCAGGAGAGTCCGGGCACCAGAGACACCCCAAACCTCCTTGTCGCACGCAAGGTGTCCGTGTCCAGGATGCTCTCGCTGCCCAACGACAGCTACATGTTCCGGCCTGTGGTGCCTGCCTCGGCGCCCCACCCCCGCCCGCTGcaggaggtggagatggagaCCTATGGGGCCAGCACCCCCCTGG GCTCTGTGGCCTCTGCACACTCGCCGCCCGAGGAGTCCTGTGCCTCCCTCCAGATCCCATTGGCTGTGTCATCCCCAGCCAGGAGCAGCGAGACCCTCCACACCCTGTCCCCTCGGGGCACAGCCCGCTCCCCCAGCCTCAGCCGGCTGCTCTGCAGACAG GAGGCCGTGCGCGCTGATTCCTTGGAAGGGCAGATTGACGGCCCTAGGGACACCCTGGACCCTGTGGAGACTGGCGAGAAAACCCTGGTGAGGCCGGTGTCCCAGGGGGGCTCCCTGCAGTCTCCCCCACGCTCCCCACGGCCTGCCAGCATCCGCACCCGGAAGCACACCTCTGGACAGCGCTGCGTCTCCAGCCGGACGGCAGCTCCAGGCGGAGAGGAGGCCGAGGCCTCGGACCCAGCCGACGAGGAGGTCAGCCACATCACCAGCTCTGCCTGCCCCTGGCAGCCCACGGCTGAGCCCCAGGGCCCCGAAGCCTCTCCAGTGGCCGGCAGCGAGCGGGACCTGCGCAGGCTCTACAGCGTGGACGCTCAGGGCTTCCTGGACAAGCCGGGCCGGGCGGACGAGCAGTGGCGGCCCTCAGCGGAGCTGGGCAGCGGGGagcctggggaggccaaggcctggGGCCCCGAGGCCGAGCCCGCTCTGGGTGCGCGCAGAAAGAAGAAGATGAGCCCCCCCTGCATCTCGGTGGAACCCCCTGCGGAGGATGAGGGCTCCGCGCGGCCCCCTGCAGCGGAGGGCGGCAGCACCACCCTGAGGCGCAGAACCCCGTCCTGTGAGGCCACCCCTCACAGGGACTCCCtggagcccacagagggctcaGGCACCGGAGGGGACCCTGCAGCCAAGGGGGAGCGCTGGGGCCAGGCCTCCTGCCGGGCCGAGCACCTGACCGTCCCCAGCTTTGCCTTCGAGCCACTGGACCTCGGGGGCCCCAGTGGAGACCCTTTCTTGGATGGTAGCCACAGCGTGACCCCCGAACCCAGAGCTTCCTCTTCAGGGGCCATAGTGCCCCTGGAACCCCCAGAAACAGAGCCTCTCATGCCTCTCAGTGACCCCCCAGAGAAGAGGCGGGGGCTGTACCTCACAGTCCCCCAGTGTCCTCTGGAGAAACCAGGGTCCCCCTCAGCCACCCCTGCCCCAGGGGATGGTACAGATGACCCCGTGTAG